The Actinopolyspora erythraea genome has a segment encoding these proteins:
- a CDS encoding glycosyltransferase family 2 protein — MAGLRPTADTSGDPRTSTAPVLAVLVCRRGAERLPDVLAALRRLTVRPRHFLAVDVGTTDDTAELLAAEAEPGRSGALDGVLTLESDSGFGAAVDRAVRHAEQRWGDPGGWLWLLHDDAAPEPDCLETLLRVAEGDPSAAVLGPLGLGWDDPRLVTDAGLSMDTSGRVRTGPRTPGLDPALGAGRVDPDSALQVSEVLAVSSACALVRREVFDELDGFDERLPVSCAEVDLGWRVNATGRLVLCVPGARMRHASSSHGGERGPATSGGRLTVAAATARRRGEVRTYLANVGQRAYRLGVPRLLLLALPRALLLLVTGRPPEALAELRMGAGLLTGRLDLRAARCSHGRDPASSNGVLGLLTGRRARIRDAVLTGYARMVRDRVRHDALVGRESPSAVPTGLPRRAEPVRHGPDALPDGALGSGGGRRRSATGLRRPSDPVVVPVPDPAGGDSGDEGETSPRPTPAPRAGGTGTPSLSDELVFVPVDRRRVLRELLLNPPVVLLVGLTLFALLAHGLFAETSRLTTELHGGRLLPAADLEGVWSSYLTAWHPFHGGTGAPAPPTLLVLGLAGGPLAPLGGPSAVVALVLLAQLPMAGLAAYLASRPIPVSRTWRASAAAVYALLPLGMAGAVQGRLDTVVAHVLLPPLLAGVAGLLGLAPSRVAGRPNWLGTACRTALGAAVLAAFAPGTYVLLVLLAVVGFLCPPAVPAGGVRRLAGLASFVLLPLACLLPWPAVVLRHPRSSGTPRGRG; from the coding sequence GTGGCCGGATTACGTCCCACCGCGGACACGAGCGGTGATCCCCGCACGAGCACCGCACCGGTGCTGGCGGTGCTGGTGTGTCGCCGGGGTGCGGAGCGGTTGCCGGACGTGCTGGCGGCGCTGCGGCGGCTGACGGTACGACCCCGGCACTTCCTGGCGGTGGACGTCGGCACGACCGACGACACCGCCGAGCTGCTCGCGGCGGAGGCGGAACCCGGGCGGTCGGGAGCGCTGGACGGGGTGCTCACCCTCGAAAGCGACAGCGGTTTCGGCGCGGCCGTGGACCGGGCGGTGCGGCACGCCGAACAGCGTTGGGGCGACCCCGGCGGCTGGTTGTGGCTGTTGCACGACGACGCGGCCCCGGAACCCGACTGCCTGGAGACACTGCTCCGGGTGGCCGAGGGCGACCCCTCGGCGGCCGTGCTCGGCCCGTTGGGGCTGGGCTGGGACGATCCGCGGCTGGTCACCGACGCGGGGCTGTCCATGGACACCTCGGGCCGGGTCCGCACCGGCCCCCGCACGCCCGGCCTGGATCCGGCGCTCGGCGCCGGACGGGTCGATCCCGACTCGGCGTTGCAGGTCTCCGAAGTGCTGGCGGTCTCCTCGGCGTGCGCGCTCGTACGGCGGGAGGTGTTCGACGAGCTCGACGGCTTCGACGAGCGGCTGCCGGTCTCCTGTGCGGAAGTCGACCTCGGGTGGCGGGTCAACGCCACCGGCCGCCTCGTGCTCTGCGTCCCCGGCGCCCGCATGCGACACGCGAGCTCCTCGCACGGCGGCGAACGCGGCCCCGCCACGTCGGGTGGGCGACTCACTGTGGCGGCGGCGACCGCACGTCGTCGCGGCGAGGTGCGGACCTACCTGGCCAACGTCGGGCAGCGGGCCTACCGGCTCGGAGTGCCGCGCCTGCTGCTGCTCGCGCTGCCGCGCGCCCTGCTCCTGCTCGTGACGGGCCGACCACCGGAGGCGCTCGCCGAGCTTCGGATGGGAGCCGGGCTGCTGACCGGGCGGCTGGACCTTCGCGCCGCCCGGTGCTCCCACGGCAGGGACCCCGCGTCGAGCAACGGGGTGCTCGGGCTGCTGACCGGGCGTCGGGCCCGGATACGCGACGCCGTGCTGACCGGATACGCCAGGATGGTTCGCGACCGGGTGCGGCACGACGCCCTGGTCGGGCGGGAGTCGCCGAGCGCGGTCCCGACCGGCCTCCCCCGACGGGCCGAGCCCGTCAGGCACGGACCGGACGCGCTGCCGGACGGGGCGCTGGGCTCGGGGGGCGGGCGCAGGCGCTCCGCGACTGGGCTGCGCAGACCCAGTGATCCGGTGGTGGTCCCGGTTCCCGACCCCGCCGGCGGCGACTCCGGGGACGAGGGCGAGACCTCGCCCCGCCCGACTCCCGCGCCCCGCGCCGGCGGGACGGGGACTCCGAGCCTTTCCGACGAGCTGGTGTTCGTGCCGGTGGACCGGCGACGGGTGCTCCGCGAACTGCTGCTGAACCCGCCCGTGGTGCTGCTGGTCGGGCTCACGCTGTTCGCGCTGCTCGCGCACGGGCTGTTCGCCGAGACCTCCCGGCTGACCACCGAGTTGCACGGCGGCAGGCTGCTGCCCGCCGCCGACCTCGAAGGGGTGTGGTCGAGCTACCTCACCGCGTGGCACCCGTTCCACGGGGGAACCGGCGCACCCGCCCCACCGACACTGCTGGTGCTGGGACTGGCGGGTGGGCCGCTGGCACCGCTCGGCGGGCCGTCAGCCGTGGTCGCGCTGGTGCTGCTGGCGCAGCTGCCCATGGCGGGGCTGGCGGCCTACCTGGCCAGCCGCCCGATCCCGGTTTCCCGCACCTGGCGGGCCTCGGCCGCGGCGGTCTACGCGCTGCTGCCGCTCGGCATGGCCGGAGCCGTGCAGGGACGCCTCGACACGGTGGTGGCGCACGTGCTGCTCCCGCCCCTGCTGGCGGGCGTCGCCGGGTTGCTGGGGCTGGCCCCGAGCCGCGTGGCCGGGCGCCCGAACTGGCTGGGAACCGCCTGCCGCACCGCTCTCGGCGCGGCGGTGCTCGCCGCCTTCGCCCCCGGGACGTACGTGCTGCTGGTGCTGCTGGCGGTGGTGGGGTTCCTCTGCCCGCCCGCCGTTCCGGCCGGAGGGGTGCGCAGACTGGCCGGGCTGGCCTCCTTCGTGCTGCTGCCGCTCGCCTGCCTGCTGCCCTGGCCCGCCGTCGTGCTGCGCCACCCGAGATCCTCTGGCACGCCCCGGGGGCGCGGGTGA
- a CDS encoding metallopeptidase family protein, with protein sequence MVTTRQARQRTGKRRDRRGRGMRGPLYPSSVPAARSRSQRFDALVLEALEPIEQRWHTELTQLDVAVDEVPEVDVTSPETVVWGDDMVVDSNVPLARLVPANVDRRGEPTRARIVLYRRPLEARARNGTDLADLLHDVLVEQIASYLGLDPGVIDGN encoded by the coding sequence GTGGTGACCACACGGCAGGCTCGACAGCGAACCGGGAAGCGACGGGACCGACGTGGCCGCGGTATGCGCGGCCCGCTCTACCCGTCCTCGGTACCGGCCGCGCGGAGTCGTTCCCAGCGGTTCGACGCGCTGGTACTGGAGGCCCTCGAACCGATCGAGCAACGGTGGCACACCGAGCTCACCCAGCTCGACGTGGCCGTGGACGAGGTCCCGGAGGTCGACGTGACGTCACCGGAGACCGTGGTCTGGGGCGACGACATGGTCGTGGACTCCAACGTGCCGCTGGCCCGGCTCGTACCGGCGAACGTGGACCGCCGCGGCGAGCCCACCCGGGCGCGGATCGTGCTGTACCGGCGTCCGCTGGAGGCTCGCGCCCGCAACGGCACGGATCTGGCTGACCTGCTGCACGACGTGCTGGTGGAGCAGATCGCCAGCTACCTCGGGCTCGATCCCGGCGTGATCGACGGCAACTGA